A window from Bacillota bacterium encodes these proteins:
- a CDS encoding EamA family transporter, protein MPSALVLAGRILLLAGEQLLVKRLAERATGELAAAFLFFAWATVALLPFAVAVAGGWIPAGAGGGHAWAALPDRLPDLLAAGLVYTAAFVLYVAGLARGELSRVAPLHGVSQMALLVLAVGFTGERISLGRVAGMALMTLGTAALTRPGRAVGGPSLEPEEERWAAWATVGYGVLVAAARVIDREAAAGMNPVLYAATVDAQVTFWTGVAVLLEQGGGGLLRLLRRCDWVTVGAGAANAGSYLFLVALLPRLPLTVLEPASALAALVAALAGVLWGGESWRGKLLPACLMLAGSCFLAMER, encoded by the coding sequence TTGCCGTCCGCTCTGGTATTGGCGGGAAGGATCCTGCTTCTGGCCGGGGAGCAGCTCCTCGTCAAGCGCCTGGCCGAGAGGGCGACGGGCGAGCTGGCGGCGGCCTTCCTCTTCTTCGCCTGGGCGACGGTGGCCCTCCTCCCCTTCGCGGTGGCGGTCGCCGGCGGCTGGATCCCGGCGGGGGCGGGCGGCGGCCACGCCTGGGCGGCCCTGCCGGACCGGCTGCCGGATCTGCTGGCGGCCGGCCTCGTCTATACCGCCGCCTTCGTCCTCTACGTGGCGGGGTTGGCCCGGGGCGAGCTGAGCCGTGTGGCGCCGCTCCACGGCGTCAGCCAGATGGCGCTGCTGGTGCTGGCGGTGGGCTTCACGGGCGAGCGGATCAGCCTCGGGCGGGTGGCCGGGATGGCGCTGATGACCCTGGGCACGGCGGCGCTGACCCGGCCCGGCAGGGCGGTCGGCGGGCCGTCCCTGGAGCCGGAGGAGGAGCGATGGGCGGCCTGGGCGACGGTCGGCTACGGCGTCCTGGTGGCGGCGGCGCGGGTGATCGACCGCGAGGCGGCGGCGGGGATGAACCCGGTCCTCTACGCCGCCACCGTCGACGCGCAGGTCACCTTCTGGACGGGGGTGGCCGTCCTGCTGGAACAGGGGGGAGGCGGCCTCCTCCGGCTCCTGCGCCGGTGCGACTGGGTGACGGTGGGGGCGGGGGCCGCCAACGCCGGTTCGTACCTCTTCCTGGTCGCGCTGCTACCCCGGTTGCCGCTGACCGTCCTCGAGCCGGCCAGCGCGCTGGCGGCCCTGGTGGCGGCCCTGGCGGGCGTCCTCTGGGGCGGCGAGAGCTGGCGCGGGAAGCTCCTCCCCGCCTGCCTGATGCTGGCAGGCTCCTGCTTCCTGGCGATGGAGCGGTGA
- a CDS encoding ribonuclease catalytic domain-containing protein gives MVVWERRRRLQVAARLSGGSRGRWLLLAEDGERIELLPERAWRVETAPGAEEPASRLEVAAALDALAARWPIDLELLWSAALDEAGERPAAGLTLEELGRLYLGEEATPEALLALAVQLARESTFFEAVDGRLVPRDRQRVEASRREASAVEARRQRLKALAAWTEGLRPALERRLQGEVPPPSPPDPTAPAWIHEERLSTEARDEARALALWALHGEARAPSSEVVEASGLEGPDEALELFEAAGILDQDVNEAFERHELPRARSPQAAEEAGRLAAARPGADLPRARVEAVGAPVLAIDSAETREVDDAVSFWREGADLWLGVHIAAPALTVPPGSLLDQEAMRRGETFYFPEATLPMFPEELVEGWLSLSEEEPRPSVSVYLRFDGERGELLDAQVEVALLRLTARLTYEEADLALSAPAASAAEGAGRFAPVLRDLRDFTERLEEGRVAAGAHRFDRAEVEVRVRDGRIEVEPIYDTPARRLVAEAMIWGNHAFARALAQARLPAPYRSSRKGEGARISLEPGPHEVLALSPYIQATSPLRRFGDLVAQRQLVAMTRAERPPYDELAMGELIGHVERAMGEVRHAHQLRERYWLLRFLELHRDESFEGVANESGGCVLPALGGLEGRLTGPARGRLRVQVAAVRPRRQSLRLRPLGPAEEGGTPAGDRSAEPA, from the coding sequence ATGGTGGTCTGGGAGCGGCGCCGCCGGCTCCAGGTGGCAGCCCGCCTGAGCGGCGGGTCCCGCGGGCGCTGGCTCCTCCTCGCCGAAGACGGCGAGCGGATCGAGCTCCTTCCCGAACGAGCGTGGCGGGTCGAGACGGCGCCAGGGGCGGAGGAACCCGCCTCCCGCCTCGAGGTGGCAGCTGCCCTGGATGCGCTGGCGGCCCGCTGGCCCATCGACCTGGAGCTCCTCTGGTCGGCCGCCCTCGACGAGGCGGGCGAGCGTCCCGCGGCCGGCCTCACCCTGGAGGAGCTGGGGCGCCTCTACCTGGGGGAGGAGGCAACCCCGGAGGCGCTCCTGGCCCTGGCGGTCCAGCTGGCACGGGAGAGCACCTTCTTCGAAGCCGTCGACGGCCGCCTCGTCCCGCGGGACCGCCAGAGGGTGGAGGCGAGCCGGCGGGAGGCCTCGGCGGTGGAGGCGCGACGCCAGCGGCTGAAGGCGCTGGCCGCCTGGACCGAGGGCCTCCGCCCGGCCCTGGAGCGGCGCCTGCAGGGCGAGGTTCCGCCGCCTTCCCCGCCCGACCCCACGGCCCCGGCCTGGATCCACGAGGAGCGGCTGAGCACCGAAGCGCGCGACGAGGCGCGTGCACTGGCGCTCTGGGCGCTTCACGGCGAGGCGCGGGCGCCTTCCTCGGAGGTGGTGGAGGCCAGCGGGCTGGAGGGGCCGGACGAGGCGCTGGAGCTCTTCGAGGCGGCCGGGATCCTGGACCAGGATGTCAACGAGGCCTTCGAGCGGCACGAGCTGCCGCGGGCGCGCTCGCCCCAGGCGGCCGAGGAAGCCGGGCGCCTGGCGGCCGCCCGGCCGGGCGCCGACCTCCCCCGCGCCCGCGTCGAGGCGGTCGGCGCCCCCGTCCTGGCCATCGACTCGGCGGAGACACGGGAGGTGGACGACGCCGTCTCCTTCTGGCGCGAGGGCGCCGACCTCTGGCTGGGCGTCCACATCGCGGCTCCGGCCCTGACCGTCCCCCCGGGCAGCCTCCTCGACCAGGAGGCGATGCGCCGTGGCGAGACCTTCTACTTCCCCGAGGCGACGCTGCCCATGTTCCCCGAGGAGCTGGTCGAGGGCTGGCTCTCGCTGAGCGAGGAGGAACCGCGCCCGTCGGTCTCGGTCTACCTCCGCTTCGACGGCGAGCGCGGTGAGCTCCTGGACGCGCAGGTGGAGGTGGCGCTCCTGCGGCTGACCGCCCGCCTCACCTACGAGGAGGCGGACCTGGCCCTTTCCGCCCCTGCCGCCTCCGCCGCGGAGGGGGCGGGGCGCTTCGCCCCCGTGCTGCGCGATCTGCGCGACTTCACCGAACGGCTGGAGGAGGGGCGCGTGGCCGCCGGCGCCCACCGTTTCGACCGCGCCGAGGTGGAGGTGCGCGTCCGCGACGGCCGGATCGAGGTGGAGCCGATCTACGACACCCCGGCCCGCCGCCTGGTGGCCGAGGCGATGATCTGGGGGAACCACGCCTTCGCCCGGGCGCTCGCCCAGGCGCGCCTCCCCGCCCCCTACCGCTCGTCGCGCAAGGGCGAGGGGGCGCGCATCAGCCTGGAACCCGGACCCCACGAGGTACTGGCGCTCAGCCCGTACATCCAGGCGACCTCGCCGCTGCGGCGCTTCGGCGACCTGGTGGCCCAGCGCCAGCTGGTGGCCATGACCCGCGCCGAGAGGCCGCCCTACGACGAGCTGGCCATGGGCGAGCTGATCGGCCACGTCGAGCGCGCCATGGGAGAGGTGCGCCATGCCCACCAGCTGCGCGAGCGCTACTGGCTGCTCCGCTTCCTGGAACTCCACCGCGACGAGAGCTTCGAAGGGGTGGCCAACGAGTCGGGGGGCTGTGTCCTTCCAGCGCTGGGGGGGCTGGAGGGACGGCTGACCGGCCCCGCGCGCGGCCGGCTCCGCGTCCAGGTGGCGGCCGTCCGCCCCCGGCGCCAGAGCCTCCGCCTCAGGCCCCTGGGGCCGGCGGAGGAGGGCGGTACCCCGGCCGGTGATCGTTCCGCCGAACCGGCCTAG
- a CDS encoding VanW family protein: MAGGAPAGAEDPRVRALLRRNRLAVPMGTFRTYYGHASASQAGNIELTARRLNGQVVAPGEVFSMNARLGPYDRAHGYGEGRMFLGNRIVPSIGGGVCQVASTLFNAVMLAGLPVVERHLHGLLVPYLPPGQDATVAEEAGLDFRFRNDRPYPLVVAADVLPGRWLRITVWGRERPDVLLWEHRILEEKPAPVEVERVAPGSHPAGGETLPDGSRVLAPGQPGMTVHTWIVRIGPHGERRRIDLGVHTYQPSPRRIAMPEPGRAPD, from the coding sequence GTGGCTGGCGGAGCGCCGGCGGGCGCGGAGGATCCGCGGGTGCGGGCGCTCCTGCGGCGGAACCGGCTGGCCGTACCCATGGGCACCTTCCGGACGTATTACGGCCACGCCAGCGCCTCCCAGGCAGGCAACATCGAGTTGACGGCCCGCCGCCTCAACGGGCAGGTGGTGGCGCCGGGCGAGGTCTTCTCGATGAACGCCAGGCTCGGGCCCTACGACCGGGCGCACGGCTACGGCGAGGGCCGCATGTTCCTCGGCAACCGCATCGTGCCCAGCATCGGCGGGGGCGTATGCCAGGTCGCCAGCACCCTCTTCAACGCGGTGATGCTGGCCGGCCTGCCGGTGGTGGAGCGGCACCTGCACGGCCTCCTGGTTCCCTACCTGCCGCCCGGACAGGATGCGACGGTGGCGGAGGAAGCGGGGCTCGACTTCCGCTTCCGGAACGACCGCCCCTATCCTCTGGTGGTCGCGGCGGACGTGCTTCCCGGGCGCTGGTTGCGGATCACGGTGTGGGGCCGCGAGAGGCCGGACGTCCTGCTCTGGGAGCACCGGATCCTGGAGGAAAAGCCGGCGCCGGTGGAGGTGGAGCGGGTCGCCCCGGGATCGCATCCGGCCGGGGGCGAGACGCTGCCCGACGGCAGCCGGGTGCTGGCGCCAGGCCAGCCGGGGATGACCGTCCACACCTGGATCGTCCGCATCGGCCCGCACGGCGAGAGGAGGCGGATCGACCTGGGGGTGCACACCTACCAGCCGAGCCCCCGTCGGATCGCCATGCCGGAGCCGGGCCGGGCGCCGGACTGA
- a CDS encoding DoxX family protein codes for MDIMRIFRDKAFSWVWLLVRVYIGWQWLHASWEKLHEDVWVGAKAGTAITGYWMKAAGHLTGPDGKPLPGSAHWWYRDFLDFLINIHAGPAFSYFIVGAEMLVGLGLILGFLTPIAAAGGAFMNLNFMLAGTASSNGWMYTLTLLILLAWTNAGYLGIDRWLAPRLFERRRREAEPTLPAAS; via the coding sequence ATGGACATCATGAGGATCTTCCGCGACAAGGCGTTCAGCTGGGTCTGGCTGCTGGTCCGGGTCTACATCGGCTGGCAGTGGCTCCACGCCAGCTGGGAGAAGCTGCACGAGGACGTCTGGGTGGGCGCCAAGGCAGGCACCGCCATCACCGGCTACTGGATGAAGGCCGCCGGCCATCTCACCGGTCCGGACGGCAAGCCTCTCCCCGGCTCGGCCCACTGGTGGTACCGGGACTTCCTCGACTTCCTGATCAACATCCATGCGGGCCCGGCTTTCTCCTACTTCATCGTCGGCGCCGAGATGCTGGTCGGCCTCGGCCTCATCCTCGGGTTCCTGACGCCCATCGCCGCCGCCGGGGGCGCCTTCATGAACCTCAACTTCATGCTCGCCGGCACCGCCAGCTCCAACGGGTGGATGTACACGCTGACGCTTCTGATCCTGCTCGCCTGGACCAACGCGGGCTACCTGGGCATCGACCGCTGGCTGGCGCCGCGACTCTTCGAGCGCCGGCGTCGCGAGGCGGAACCGACGCTGCCCGCGGCGAGCTGA
- a CDS encoding SIMPL domain-containing protein (The SIMPL domain is named for its presence in mouse protein SIMPL (signalling molecule that associates with mouse pelle-like kinase). Bacterial member BP26, from Brucella, was shown to assemble into a channel-like structure, while YggE from E. coli has been associated with resistance to oxidative stress.): MQMVPGGRGWRIEPGRRALLPFLAAVVLLAAGLVALGLPPLRQAAPEAAAADVNGAAGSPTLSVSGSGSVRVAPDWARLQVGVRTQAATAQAAAQQNTAAIARVVDALHQAGVPDKEIQTSDYSLGPTFEPGPSSSRPSGYQAIHMLSVGVPADRAGAVLDAATEAGANQVGGVTFDVRDRDSLERQATNQAIDQARQAAEAAAAHAGLRLAGIRSLQVGSSGPVPLAFSMRAPAVKEAASVPVQPGELTVTATVSVVFDVAPAP; the protein is encoded by the coding sequence ATGCAGATGGTTCCCGGAGGGAGAGGCTGGCGGATCGAGCCGGGGCGGCGCGCCCTGCTCCCCTTCCTCGCGGCGGTCGTCCTCCTGGCCGCGGGGCTGGTCGCCCTCGGCCTGCCACCGCTGCGGCAGGCGGCACCGGAGGCTGCCGCAGCCGACGTGAACGGGGCGGCCGGCTCCCCCACCCTCTCGGTGAGCGGCAGCGGGAGCGTCCGGGTGGCGCCCGACTGGGCCCGCCTCCAGGTGGGTGTCCGCACCCAGGCCGCCACGGCCCAGGCGGCCGCCCAGCAGAACACCGCGGCGATCGCCCGGGTGGTCGACGCGCTCCACCAGGCCGGCGTGCCGGACAAGGAGATCCAGACCAGCGACTACTCGCTGGGTCCGACCTTCGAGCCCGGTCCCTCCTCCTCGCGGCCCTCGGGCTACCAGGCGATCCACATGCTCTCCGTCGGCGTCCCCGCGGACCGCGCCGGCGCGGTGCTGGACGCGGCCACGGAGGCCGGTGCCAACCAGGTGGGGGGCGTGACCTTCGACGTCCGGGATCGCGACTCGCTGGAGCGCCAGGCGACCAACCAGGCCATCGACCAGGCACGGCAGGCCGCCGAGGCGGCCGCAGCCCATGCGGGCCTCCGCCTGGCCGGTATCCGTTCGCTCCAGGTGGGTTCGTCGGGCCCCGTGCCGCTTGCGTTCTCGATGAGGGCGCCCGCGGTGAAGGAGGCGGCGAGCGTCCCCGTCCAGCCGGGCGAGCTGACCGTCACGGCCACCGTCAGCGTCGTCTTCGACGTGGCACCCGCCCCGTGA
- the pstA gene encoding phosphate ABC transporter permease PstA, which yields MSRPLALEEATAGRTPHPRPLPPPDTAWRRWKDRLMIGLTVVAFLLAVVPLVHILGYTFWQGLPAINWAFFTQLPAPVGEPGGGIAQALVGTLVIVLMAAAMGVPVGLLAGIYLAEFGRGRFAAWVSFLSDVLTGVPSITVGIFAYTLIVVPMRSFSAFSGAVALAILMIPTVTRTTVDMLRLVPVEMRDGALALGAPWWYAVVAVEMRQALPGIVTGVMLAVARVAGETAPLLFTAFGSDVMVWNVFQPMASMTLQIFKYSISPFAQQQRLAWGAALVLIALVLVLNLGARALARRMSRYNAGRR from the coding sequence GTGAGCCGGCCGCTGGCCCTCGAGGAAGCGACCGCCGGCCGGACGCCCCACCCGCGCCCTCTGCCGCCCCCCGACACGGCGTGGCGGCGGTGGAAGGACCGGCTGATGATCGGGCTGACCGTGGTCGCCTTCCTCCTCGCCGTCGTCCCGCTGGTCCACATTCTGGGCTACACGTTCTGGCAGGGGCTGCCCGCGATCAACTGGGCCTTCTTCACGCAGCTGCCGGCGCCGGTGGGGGAGCCGGGAGGCGGCATCGCCCAGGCGCTGGTAGGCACGCTCGTGATCGTGCTGATGGCCGCGGCCATGGGCGTGCCGGTGGGCCTTCTGGCCGGGATCTACCTGGCCGAGTTCGGGCGGGGCCGGTTCGCCGCCTGGGTCAGCTTCCTGAGCGACGTGCTCACCGGGGTCCCTTCCATCACCGTGGGCATCTTCGCCTACACGCTGATCGTCGTGCCCATGCGCAGCTTCTCCGCCTTCTCGGGCGCGGTGGCGCTGGCCATCCTGATGATCCCCACGGTCACCCGCACGACGGTGGACATGCTCCGCCTGGTGCCGGTGGAGATGCGGGATGGCGCGCTCGCCCTGGGCGCGCCCTGGTGGTACGCGGTGGTCGCCGTGGAGATGCGCCAGGCACTGCCGGGGATCGTGACCGGCGTCATGCTGGCGGTCGCCCGCGTCGCCGGGGAGACGGCGCCGCTCCTCTTCACCGCCTTCGGCTCGGACGTCATGGTCTGGAACGTCTTTCAACCCATGGCCAGCATGACGCTCCAGATCTTCAAGTACTCCATCTCGCCCTTCGCCCAGCAGCAGCGCCTGGCCTGGGGGGCCGCCCTGGTCCTGATCGCGCTGGTGCTGGTGCTCAACCTGGGCGCCAGGGCGCTGGCCAGGCGGATGTCGCGCTACAACGCAGGCCGCCGCTAG
- a CDS encoding citrate synthase, which yields MPNETPKAGLEDVVAGTSEICFIDGLEGRLLYRGYDIHDLAEHASFEEVVYLLWHGSLPTRAELEALQAELGSYSLPDEVLEYLRRAPGTANPMSVLRTAVSMLSDTDDRADDNAREANLSKAARMTALIPVIVAAFARLREGKEPVPAKPELGLARNFLYMLKGEQPGEPVGRMFDVCLVLHADHELNASTFAARETVSTLSDLYSAITSAVGTLKGPAHGGANTAVMKMLLEIGEPERVDEWVHEALAGKRKIMGFGHRVYRTEDPRATHLREFSRQLCAQTGNTKYFRMQQRIEEIMLQEKGLYPNVDFYSATTYYSMGIPVDLFTPIFAISRISGWTAHALEQYANNRLIRPRAEYVGPTRETYVPIDER from the coding sequence ATGCCCAACGAGACGCCGAAGGCGGGACTGGAAGACGTCGTGGCGGGTACCTCCGAGATCTGCTTTATCGACGGGCTCGAAGGCCGCCTGCTCTACCGGGGCTACGACATCCACGACCTGGCCGAGCACGCGTCCTTCGAGGAGGTCGTCTACCTGCTCTGGCACGGCTCGCTCCCGACCCGGGCGGAGCTGGAGGCCCTGCAGGCGGAGCTGGGGAGCTACAGCCTGCCGGACGAGGTGCTGGAGTACCTGCGGCGCGCACCCGGGACGGCCAATCCCATGTCCGTCCTGCGCACCGCCGTCAGCATGCTCTCGGACACCGACGACCGCGCCGACGACAACGCTCGCGAGGCCAACCTGTCCAAGGCGGCGCGCATGACCGCCCTGATCCCGGTCATCGTCGCCGCCTTCGCCCGGCTGCGCGAGGGGAAGGAGCCGGTTCCCGCCAAGCCGGAGCTGGGCCTGGCCCGGAACTTCCTTTACATGTTGAAGGGCGAGCAGCCCGGCGAGCCGGTGGGCCGCATGTTCGACGTCTGCCTCGTCCTCCACGCCGACCACGAGCTGAACGCCTCCACCTTCGCCGCCCGTGAGACGGTCAGCACCCTCTCCGACCTGTACTCCGCCATCACCTCGGCCGTCGGCACCCTGAAGGGCCCCGCCCACGGCGGCGCCAACACGGCTGTGATGAAGATGCTGCTGGAGATCGGCGAGCCGGAGCGGGTGGACGAGTGGGTCCACGAGGCGCTGGCCGGCAAGAGGAAGATCATGGGCTTCGGCCACCGCGTCTACCGCACGGAGGATCCCCGGGCGACCCACCTGCGCGAGTTCTCCCGCCAGCTGTGCGCGCAGACCGGGAACACGAAGTACTTCCGGATGCAGCAGCGGATCGAGGAGATCATGCTCCAGGAGAAGGGGCTCTACCCGAACGTCGACTTCTACTCGGCGACCACCTACTACTCCATGGGCATCCCCGTCGACCTGTTCACGCCCATCTTCGCCATCAGCCGCATCTCCGGCTGGACCGCCCACGCTCTGGAGCAGTACGCGAACAACCGCCTGATCCGTCCGCGCGCGGAGTACGTGGGGCCGACGCGCGAGACGTACGTGCCGATCGACGAACGTTAG
- the pstC gene encoding phosphate ABC transporter permease subunit PstC → MSRKGDLVFRGLTTLGALVIFAIVLLMFLQMLEGSLPTIQRTGIEFFLKTTWDPVHSVFHALPAIWGTLVSSLLALAIAVPLGLGVAIFLSQVAPNWLAGTASVTVELLAAIPSVIYGYWGIFVLAPVLRQPVEPWLGKWFGWLPLFQGPPFGIGMLAAGLVLSIMILPTVAAISRDVLAAVPEEQRDAALALGATRWEAITGALLPYARTGLVGAVVLALGRAVGETMAVTMLIGNQPTLSLSLFSPAYSMASIIANEFTEAQTVPHVSALVTIGLVLFVIAFLLNAGARLLTWEMDRRLGGQRT, encoded by the coding sequence GTGAGCCGCAAGGGTGACCTGGTCTTCCGTGGGCTGACCACGTTGGGCGCTCTCGTCATCTTCGCCATCGTCCTCCTCATGTTCCTCCAGATGCTGGAGGGATCGCTGCCGACGATCCAGCGGACCGGGATCGAGTTCTTCCTGAAGACGACCTGGGATCCGGTCCACTCCGTCTTTCACGCGCTGCCTGCCATCTGGGGGACGCTGGTCAGCTCGCTCCTGGCGCTGGCGATCGCGGTCCCGCTCGGCCTCGGGGTCGCCATCTTCCTCTCGCAGGTGGCGCCGAACTGGCTCGCCGGCACCGCTTCGGTGACCGTGGAGCTGCTGGCCGCCATCCCCAGCGTCATCTACGGCTACTGGGGGATCTTCGTGCTGGCGCCGGTCCTGCGCCAGCCCGTCGAGCCCTGGCTGGGGAAGTGGTTCGGCTGGCTGCCCCTCTTCCAGGGGCCGCCCTTCGGGATCGGAATGCTGGCGGCAGGGCTGGTCCTCTCCATCATGATCCTGCCCACCGTGGCCGCCATCTCCCGGGACGTGCTGGCGGCCGTCCCGGAGGAGCAGCGCGACGCGGCGCTGGCGCTGGGGGCGACGCGGTGGGAGGCGATCACGGGAGCGTTGCTTCCTTATGCGAGGACGGGGCTGGTGGGCGCCGTGGTGCTGGCGCTCGGCCGGGCCGTGGGCGAGACGATGGCGGTCACCATGCTGATCGGGAACCAGCCGACGCTCTCGCTCTCCCTCTTCTCGCCGGCCTACTCCATGGCCAGCATCATCGCCAACGAGTTCACGGAGGCGCAGACCGTACCGCACGTGTCGGCGCTGGTCACCATCGGGTTGGTGCTCTTCGTCATCGCCTTCCTGCTCAACGCCGGGGCGCGGCTGCTCACCTGGGAGATGGACCGGCGGCTGGGAGGCCAGCGGACGTGA
- a CDS encoding polysaccharide deacetylase family protein — protein MKTLFLSTGPRAWRRLLLAAAGALAALALAGALAQGAISREDRVALGPGSPGEPGAPPPGAPKAGVVTAAQPGDHLIALTFDDGPDPRYTPQVLALLRRYGAHATFFVIGQEAERHPDLIRAIAASGNEVGIHGWSHRSFQRMDAATMERELERSARLLERVTGRPPRLFRPPFGRLNPTVLGVAGRLGLTVVLWTPGHDPFDWAGALPGLIVRRCCTGIRGGEIILLHDGGGDRRNTVRALGTILDRLRAGRYEPLTVSAMLERSARLQAGTPAPGGGTAVPAPPTGSGSR, from the coding sequence GTGAAGACCCTCTTCCTGAGCACGGGGCCCCGGGCCTGGCGGCGGCTCCTCCTGGCCGCCGCGGGGGCCCTGGCGGCGCTGGCGCTGGCCGGCGCCCTGGCCCAGGGCGCGATCTCCCGCGAGGACCGGGTGGCACTGGGGCCCGGCTCGCCCGGCGAACCCGGCGCGCCCCCGCCGGGGGCCCCGAAGGCCGGGGTGGTGACCGCCGCCCAGCCGGGCGACCACCTGATCGCCCTCACCTTCGACGACGGCCCGGACCCACGCTACACGCCCCAGGTCCTGGCCCTCCTCCGCCGGTACGGCGCGCACGCCACCTTCTTCGTCATCGGCCAGGAAGCCGAGCGGCACCCCGACCTGATCCGCGCCATCGCCGCCTCGGGGAACGAGGTGGGGATCCACGGCTGGTCCCACCGGAGCTTCCAGCGGATGGACGCCGCCACCATGGAGCGGGAGCTGGAACGCTCGGCCCGGCTGCTCGAGAGGGTGACGGGCAGGCCGCCGCGCCTCTTCCGGCCTCCCTTCGGCCGCCTCAACCCCACCGTCCTGGGCGTGGCCGGCCGGCTGGGGCTGACCGTCGTCCTCTGGACGCCCGGCCACGACCCCTTCGACTGGGCGGGTGCCCTGCCCGGCCTGATCGTCCGGCGCTGCTGCACGGGGATCCGGGGCGGCGAGATCATCCTGCTCCACGACGGCGGCGGCGACCGCCGGAACACGGTCCGCGCCCTGGGCACCATCCTGGACCGCCTCCGCGCCGGCCGCTACGAGCCGCTGACGGTGAGCGCGATGCTGGAGCGGTCGGCCCGGCTCCAGGCCGGCACCCCGGCCCCCGGCGGCGGGACCGCCGTGCCGGCGCCGCCGACCGGTTCCGGCTCGCGTTGA
- a CDS encoding DMT family transporter: MNGWLWALLSAASFSTEGLLARLATGSGGAVPPVLAARYALAALALWAAEWLRRARPAGGSPSAVQHPVHAGRGRRRGGRAGLELALAGVVGYAGTTLLLFASFARIPTSLAILLLYTYPAWVALGGHLLGTEPFTRRRGEALLLALSGTGLVAGATWGGGPGWGAGVLLALGAALSNTVQMLLVDRALRAGLTPEGAARRAVAWGLAALLAVAAWTALGLPGAGGMRWTWSAGGPGGWTARTWAAALALGLLPTFLAVLALTRSLERIGPGRTALVSTTEPLFALVWGVLLLGERLSATQVLGAAVLLAGLAWLVRGEPEPGGSEAVDEAEGAGEAGSR; the protein is encoded by the coding sequence TTGAACGGTTGGCTCTGGGCCCTGCTCTCGGCCGCCTCCTTCAGCACCGAGGGACTTTTGGCCCGGCTCGCCACGGGCTCGGGCGGGGCCGTTCCGCCGGTGCTGGCGGCCCGCTACGCCCTGGCCGCCTTGGCGCTCTGGGCGGCGGAGTGGCTCCGGCGGGCCCGACCGGCCGGCGGTTCGCCCTCCGCGGTCCAGCACCCGGTCCACGCGGGGAGGGGCCGGCGTCGCGGGGGCCGGGCGGGCCTGGAGCTGGCCCTGGCGGGTGTCGTCGGCTACGCCGGCACGACGCTCCTCCTCTTCGCCAGCTTCGCGCGCATCCCCACCTCGCTGGCGATCCTCCTGCTCTACACCTACCCGGCCTGGGTCGCCCTGGGCGGCCACCTGCTGGGCACCGAGCCGTTCACCCGCAGGCGCGGCGAGGCGCTGCTCCTGGCGCTCTCGGGGACGGGGCTGGTGGCGGGCGCCACCTGGGGCGGCGGACCGGGGTGGGGCGCCGGCGTCCTGCTGGCCTTGGGCGCCGCCCTGTCCAACACCGTCCAGATGCTTCTGGTCGACCGCGCCCTCCGCGCCGGCCTCACGCCCGAGGGGGCGGCGCGGAGGGCGGTCGCCTGGGGCCTCGCGGCCCTCCTGGCGGTGGCCGCCTGGACGGCGCTGGGCCTCCCCGGGGCGGGCGGGATGCGCTGGACGTGGAGCGCCGGGGGCCCCGGCGGCTGGACCGCCCGCACGTGGGCGGCGGCCCTGGCCCTCGGCCTCCTTCCCACCTTCCTCGCCGTCCTCGCCCTGACGCGGAGCCTGGAGCGGATCGGGCCGGGGCGCACGGCCCTTGTGAGCACCACCGAACCGCTCTTCGCACTGGTCTGGGGCGTCCTGCTGCTGGGCGAGCGGCTCTCCGCCACCCAGGTGCTGGGGGCGGCCGTCCTCCTGGCGGGCCTGGCCTGGCTGGTCCGCGGAGAGCCCGAGCCGGGCGGGTCCGAAGCGGTGGACGAGGCGGAAGGGGCCGGCGAGGCGGGGAGCCGGTGA
- a CDS encoding helix-turn-helix transcriptional regulator: MPAGERREGGAGDAAKPRPEPESGPSARQLGERLRRFRLERRLSLYDVERLTGKHFSTIGRYERGERRPDLETLRELAGAYGVSLAEVLGDSSSLVAYLPRDLRETAGLLLDRPDLRRLVQAAAPLEPPLVDQLSSLLRALTRGASQGSSGPAPG, from the coding sequence ATGCCGGCGGGGGAGCGCAGAGAGGGCGGCGCGGGCGATGCAGCCAAGCCCCGGCCGGAGCCTGAGAGCGGGCCGTCCGCCCGCCAGCTCGGGGAGCGGCTGAGGCGGTTCCGCCTGGAGCGGCGTCTCAGTCTCTACGACGTGGAGCGGCTGACCGGCAAGCATTTCTCCACCATCGGCCGCTACGAGCGGGGCGAGCGTCGCCCGGACCTGGAGACGTTGCGCGAGCTGGCCGGCGCCTACGGGGTCAGCCTGGCGGAAGTTCTGGGCGACAGCTCCTCGCTGGTGGCCTATCTGCCCCGCGACCTGCGCGAAACCGCGGGACTGCTGCTCGACCGGCCGGACCTGCGCCGCCTGGTGCAGGCCGCGGCCCCGCTGGAGCCGCCGCTGGTCGACCAGCTGAGCTCGCTCCTCCGCGCGCTCACCCGCGGCGCATCCCAGGGCTCCAGCGGCCCCGCCCCGGGCTGA